The segment GGAAGTGGAAGATGAGAGAAGGCAAAGCCCAGTAGTGGAAATAAATACTATTTGTTTGAGAACCTATGATGTTGTCTAAAGATTATGAGAGAAGCTGACATATGACAACCACAAAAAAAAAGGAATTTGCTTCCCATTAACCAGATGAATACATGTAAACTGAGTCAAACAAAACAAATATACTAATATTCATTATGAAACATCAAGTTTCAGTAACCAGGATTTGGGTTAACAACACCTATACTAATTCAACAATGAACTTATAGCACAAATCCATATGCAATCACTGTCTGTGTATACGCTTATTAACAAAAGAAAATGTAAATCGAGAGAATCACAGTTTTTTCTTCTCAAGATTCAGTAAATGACTAAatgtaataataacaataataataaagattGGTGAAGCAAGTTTCCTGTGATCATACCTAGCATGAAACCCAGTTTTTATGGGTACTAATAAGGGCGGAGAAAAGCCCGGCGCAAGACAACAAAAGAGGATCCGTAAACCTTCCTTTGCCGTCTCGAATATCAGCCAATGCCATTAACCCATCAGCGATATCTTGAACAACTGAAAGTTGCTTCatcagtttcttttctctcaatttCTTCCTCCTTTCTTCTTCTTCCGTACGCCCAACTCCTCTTGAAATCGCGATTTCGATACTCGAATTCAAGCACGCCTCGTCTTCCTTAATCCTCTTTAAATCCCTAAGCTTAAGGCTAATACTTCCGATGTACCCAATCAACTCAGCCCAAGCACTGATCTTTTGTAAATTGCGGGAATGTTTGGTGTCGATTAATCCTGATTTCGCCAACCAAATAAACTGTTCGACGAAATAGTATAAACCCTCGCCGCCGTAGGCGATAACCGAGAGGAGAATCTCTTCCTTGGAATCAAAATGGGAGTTCCTCAAAGCGTTGACGTCCTGAACGAATTTCCCGAGCCGAAATGCTTTCCGACTCAGCCCGACGCTCGACTCGAAACTCTTGAGTTGGCGAGTTAGTGGGACCGTTTCCTGGAGAACCGAGGAGGCTAATATGATCTTGGTAGCGTAACGAGAGATCTTGAGGAGCTTGTCGACGCCGTCTCTCTTCGCGAGGTAAACTTCGAGATGGTTGAGGAAGTCCTTTCCTTTGGGATCCGATTGGGTGGTTGCGGTTTGGGAGGGAGCAACGGTTGAAGCATTGGCATCCATGGGGGTTGAGAGAGAGAGAAGCCAATAAACTGGAGGAGAAAATGGGAGGCGAGAGAGTGAATCAGAGGAACATTCTTGGTTCATAGTATGAAACGGCGACGTGCGGATGCATTTGAAATTTGGAAGTGTCAACTTCAGCAAAGCATGAGAGATATGAATTGGTATGCGTGCCAAATCCGAAGTCCAAAAGATGGTTTGGGCCCATAAACCATGCGAGAGTCCATATATCAAAATGGATGTGGGTTGATTATAAGGACCAGGTCAATGGTGATAATATAGCCGTTGGCTTATCATTTCATTGCTGGATTCTTTATCCCAACGGTAAGGAAATGATAACAACGTTCCCTGCAATGCAAAGCCACTACTTTCCCAACCATTTTACATATTACCAACTGAATACGACCCTTAGCCTAAGTCCCTTTGGTTCCTTTATCATCAATTTTTCTTTATCTTTTGGACCAAAATGAAATACAACCCTTTATTTATTCACCTTCGGATTTTTACTATATTTCATAATCATTACAAGATAAATTTCATGATTAATCATAAAAGAAGGATTATTTACTTCTTCTTTTATAATCATGTCCAACTGTGatcataattaatctttgtaggATCTTTcttcttttccattttttttttaagattacaaaatcagcAGTGATGATGATTACAAGATAATTTCCATGATTAATCATTGATAATTAACAATGATTTACCTTTGTTTAATTAGGGTTAAAGTAGCACACACAATaaggttaattttttattattaagtgaattaatttaaataagtttaaattgTAATAGAGTTaatatttgttatataaaaaaGTATCTAAAAATACTTTTTTTCGAACTCCATGTGATGGCTTGATAGTTAGAGTGTTCACCACCCCAAGTATAGTATACGTTCAAGTCACGTTAATCGTATTTAGTCTTCGACTTTTACCCGATTTTTGTAtttcaccaaaaaaaattattttaatttaactttatttaattatttttaataatatcaaaattaaattgATTCTGGATCGTATTTCACCGTTTAATCAGCATGCTACAATGGCTTATTTCATTGTCTCTTAGAAATAAATGTAACTAAGGCTTTGTTTAGAATAAAATTATAGGAGTAGCTTAGAGTTGAAGGTATAAAATTTTTGGGTGGTTATCCTTTATGAAAAAATTACTAGTGATACAATTATAAAGGTTGGGCAACTAGCTCAAGTCACGCAAGGCAGGGGCCAATTTGGTACATGAAAACAAATAAATTCAATCCCTTCCAAAATGGGTTTGAAACCGACACGCGGCCACATCACCGGTTAAAACCGGTAACTTGCCCTTTACGGTTATTCCTTTTTAAAAACCTTCGGCGATTCCTCTGTTTCGTTTCGTCGTTTAGTATTTTTCCTCTGCTTTTCTCCGACTCCTCTCCTCCTTCGTCCTCAAAAACCCAAAATTTATCCACTATATCCTGACCGTTTTGCCCTCCCAAAATCCCTTTTATTCCTTCTCCTACCACTTCAAAAAGTGAAAAAGGAAAAAGGGAGTGGCTTCGAGTTAAATGTTTTTGAAGCTCAAATCAGGCTGAAAAACACTTCGCATTTGAAGGTTTCACTCACTTTTCGAAGCAATGTCGGTAGCCACGAGGCCCAGGTCGTCGGCGAAACCGCTAACGGAACCGCGAGCGATTCTCGGTCCGGCCGGGAACAGAGTTAGGGTTTCGGACGAGTCGAAGAGAAGAACCGAAGCTCTAAAAAAGCCACAAAGACCTAAAGTTCCGGTCTCTCAGAGCCCAAAGTCCGTTGTACAAAGCAATGTCTCCGTCGACAGTTGCTGTTCCTCTGACTCTTCATCGAGCAATTCCTCCTTCAAAACGGCAAGCTCTAGGAAAACCGTTAAGCAAAACGGGGTGAAGCAAGCCAAACCCAAGGTTGCTTCGACGGCTGACGAGGTTGTCACTGAAATTTCTCCGGCAATGTCGGGACCGTTAAAACGATGTGATTGGATCACGCCGTTTTCTGGTAAGTTAGTTAAACAGAAAACTATCTTAAATTACTGATTTTTTTaggtaaaaatttcaattttactgAGGAAGTTAATCTCTTTTTAATGTGTGTAGTTGCATTTTACTAGATATAGGAACTTAGCGGTGCCTAATAAATGGTGATAACGTTGAGGCTTTAACCATTTAATGTTTTACTCAAGTCTTCTCTGCTGGAGAAGTTGAAAGCTTTTATTACATGACATAGTGCTTCGAAAATGACACCAAGTTGAAGTAAATGTCTGGAAATTCAGTGATTTCCTCTCTTTTTTCATgcaattatttttctttaattttgttgttgatGTTGCTGTCAGGATTACAATGTACTGTCCCTTTTTATGATAGTTAGGTAGCATAGTTCTCATTAGATCATAGGCAATTACCGTTATAGTTTCAAGCTGATGACCCCAGCAAGCTTCTGATATTGAGAAATGCAAATTACATCTGCATTCTTTTTTTGGAAAGTTACCTCACATTGAGGtttatttggtattgaattagacCACTATTGAAAAGGCTACTCTCTTTTTACCAGTGAAATCTCTGACCTGTTTAGGAATGAAGTTTGGTTTGGCCAGGACCGGCATACCGGCCTTTTTCTATTAGATTTGAGGCTATTATAGAATCACTTGTTGTGTTATACAATGTAACAGCTTGTGATTCCATTAACTTTTCTAATGTTTTTGAACTTTTTAACAATCAAAAACTAGGTGCATGTGTGTATCAATCTTGCTAATATTCACTAATGGCTTGTCCTCGACTATGTCCTGGGAATTGGGATAACTTGATGTTTAGAGTTTAATTATTTGTGCAGACCCTTTGTATACTTCTTTCCATGATGAAGAGTGGGGTGTTCCAGTTCATAATGACAGGAAGCTGTTTGAGCTACTAGTCTTTTCGCAAGCTTTAGCTGAACTCAGCTGGCCAACGATTCTCAAAAAGAGGGAGATATTCAGGTATCTTTGTCATTAGTCTCTCTACGAACTGAACTAGGACGTGACGAGATACTTCCTTGATTCTTTATTTTCCTCTCTTTAGGTTTTCTTCTATTTATTCGTTCCTGTATTTTCTAAGCTGTCAACATAAAAGGAGATAAGAGATGGTAGAAGAAGAATGCTTTTGATCAATGTTCTATTACTTGTTTGATTCTTTTTTCAGGAAGCTTTTTGACAATTTTGATCCATCATCAATGGCACAGTTTACCGAAAAGAAGATGTTATCATTGAAAGTTGATGGTTGTCTATTGCTTTCTGAAGCGAAGCTTCGTGCAATCGTGGAGAATGCTAAACTTATTCTTAAGGTATCATCTGGTTATCTTATTAGGGAAAAAGAGTGGGAAAAGGGCGAGGCTTTAAGTCAAACCCGTAGCATCAAATCTTTCATATTTCCTTGTTTTGTTTCATGTCTAATGTAATAGCAAGCAAGCATTGACAACTTCTAAAACTGATAATTGTTGCTTCTGCAAACTCTCCTCCCCTCCCTACGCGCGTAAAACAAACTTAAAAAGGCATCAATTTGCCTATAGCAGCTGGATTAAGTTTGAAGGGAACAAAAGATTACCTTTTATGCTAAAGCCCCGTGGTTTATTGAAATATTGCAGGTTCAGCAGGAATTTGGCTCTTTCAGCAGCTATTGCTGGGGATTTGTAAACCACAAGCCGTTAAGAAATGCATTCCGTTATGCACGTCAAGTACCGGTGAAGACCCCAAAAGCTGAAGTCATGAGCAAGGACATGATGCGGAGAGGCTTCTGCTGCGTGGGACCTACTGTTGTTTATTCGTTCATGCAAGTGGCCGGTATTGTTAATGATCATCTTGTAACTTGCTTCAGATACCAAGAATGCAATGCAACCGTCAAAAAGGACATAAAACCAAAGATTGAGGAAATAGAGAGACTAACTAAAGATGCAGAGAACATTTGCTTATCTCGCTAGTGAATGCCTGAGCCACACGCCACCTTTACCTTTCTCTTGACTAATCACGCAGATCTTAGTAATGAGAAGATTTTAGTAGCAAGAGACTGATGATGACTTAGATGTTCCGAAATATTTGGTTAGTATTTCCCTCACCGTATTGTATCGTGTTTCTTCATCCTCCTGTGTCATCTACCCAACCTATGTGTTCCTTGTAATTGTGTTTGCCTCTGTAGAGCTTTATAACACTAGTTTTTAAGGCTTAAACCTGCTGTTCTCTTATCATTTGGTGGTTGTAATAAAATTTCAATCTTTATAGATATTCATTGTTTGTTTCGAGTTACTACTTTCTTGCTACATATCTCGTGTCTGTATCATTTGAACAGTTGAATTGCATGATATATGGTTATGGGAAATGCTTATAATTAGATAAAATGATACGATGACGACATAAAGCTACATAGCAGATGGGCCAACCTTCGAATGGAAACAAAATGAAGACTCAAATCAACCGAAGAGATGTAGATAAGACCAGGCCAGACCACTCCAATCAGAGTCCGGTCATGCGCAATACCTAAAACATGTTCTctcattattataattatttgacGCCCATCGTTGTAGTGAACGTGGGATTTGTCGGGGGCCAATCCCCACCATAGATGCAGCCAACTCTAGCGTAGAAAACAGTGTTGGCAGTGGGTGGGAGGTCATCAGCTAAGTTTAGTACGACTAGATTTGCTTCTTGGTTAGGTGATTGCCACGTAAATAGAAAGGAATCTCAGCACTGAATATAGAAAATTTGCTTACCAACATGATCAAATAATTCAATACAACCATTTAACAGTACAAACCACTACAACAATATCATTCTCTGCGGTTTTACCCAAGACTACAAAGCCTAAGAGGAAAAGATTTAAGCAACTCTATCACAACCAGAAATATACCACAGTATCTACAAGTAATGCTTATAAAAACAACCCCAATTCCCTAAGGATTCAACCAGGGAATGCGAGTATCAACCGACTGAAATAGAAACGAAACAATGCGGATGAAACTGTTAACTCTTCTGCCACCTTTGTTCTATGATTTCCAGCTTTCACTGAGTGGATGAAACAACAATCAACGCTCTTTAGTATCTGACTGTGAGAACCGAGAATCAGGAAGGGCAAACCGGCTCTTTCTTCTGTTGTAACACGCTTTCACAACAATCACTCCGACTGTTAGCCTCTTTTCAACATCGAGCTTTCCCACTTCCGAGTGTGAGTTCCAGATCATCCAATCCTACCTCGTGAATCCTTTCACCCTCCCACGGCTTTACCTGTCCGTTCTCAAACTGAAACTCTGAAACTCGCCCTTGCTCTCCAATAAAACCGGTGGGCAAACTTTGTGGAGCCAAAGGTTTTACAAGATTGAATGTTGGCGAAGTCGGCACTTGAGATGTAGAAGGTGCAAACTTTTGAAAGCTTATCCATTGACCAGATTCAACTGTGGACGTGTCTGATTCATCACATTCGGGTATAGTAGCAGGGGCATGGAAATGACGATGGGTTGGACTAGCTGGTGCAGAGACAGCATAAAAAGGGTAGTTAAAAGAGGCCATGGACTCTTTGGCAAGGGCCTCCCAGTTGGGAATGGGCTTAGGATTTCTGGAGGTTGGAGAAGAAAGTGGTGGTGTCACGGGGGCACTATTAGAGATTCTGAGAGGAGGCAGAGACGAAGGAATGGCGCTTCTGAGGAACGGAAGGAGACTAGATGGATTATTTGCATCAGTCCTAGTGGGACTGGGGAAGGAAGAGGAGGAAGGACTGACTTGACATGAAGGAATTGGACTTGGAAATGCAGAAGATAATGGACTAGGATTTTGGGAAGAATATGGGGTAATTTTAGCTGAACTGCCTGCTATATCAATCGGAGGTGGCTTACATCCCTGGACAACAAATccaattaaaaaccaaaaattatCAACAAATCAAAGCTCAAGAGGATTATCCAAGAAAAAATAGCAGCTAATCAAGAAAATTTGTTCACAGTCCAGTCAATAAAGTTTCAGTTCCAACACAGATCAATAGATTATTGCCTTTAAGTAAGAGCTACTGTTTTCATGTAGGAATGTCTTTTGATTTTTCCAATATTCCAAGCAAGCAAACAGAAGCCAAATCAAACTGAAATAAAGCAGATCAAGTAAAAAAACCCAGAAAGCATAACCAAACTAAAATCACTATGGGAACTAGATCCAACTAAATTACAACCAAACAAAATGAGCAGAGAAGGAAAAGAGTTGCATCTTGTTTGAACAGATCTACCATTTTGTGAGTAgtgaaaagaagaggagaagggTAAATTAGGTACCTTTCGATAAGTGGTGCCATCATCTTCAACAACCCAACCAGCCTCGGCACAAAGAGCTTTGAGGACCTCGTTGTTATCACAGTGCTTGGGCAGATTATAATTTCCTTGAGCTCTCAGCCCAGTATATATCTTAGCAGCGATAGCTCTTCTCCTCCTCTCCCTCCTCCTGTTGTTCTCTCTCTCCTCCAAGAAGGTTTCCTCCTTGGCACTGGTGCCGGCGTCGACGTCGCCCCATCTGACGTCATATCTCCGAATCTACAACAACGGTGAAGGTGCAGATGTAGGGAGGGGAGGGAACGTCGTGAGGTGCGTTGTAGaggattaaaattattaaaaataaaagaaaagaaaaagaaaaaatgaagagGAGAAGAGAAATAGAAATAAGGAAGGAGAGGCTCACGAGGAATACGCTTTTCCTTCgctggaaaataaaataaaaataaagaagaaacaataagaaaagaagagaaaggaaACACACACTCTGCTTTTTTTAATAGAAATTATACAACGCGAGTGAGTACATCAAGGCTCGCTTTAATTAAAAAAGAATAGAAGAGAGAGGAATTGAGAGCGTTGGATTAGGTGAGTGAACGGGGGATGATTGGGACACGTGGAAACAATGAGGAAACGTGGGGAAGGCGGGACAAAGGAAGGGGAAAGTACTGTTACGAGTAATAATAGCAGTAGCATAAAGAACTAAAAGAAGGGGAAAGGTGGGACCAAATCGTTGGAGAGGATGGGACCCCACCGGATACGAGCGTATCAGACAGCTCATCTGATCAGTTTCTAACATCAGGGTTCTTGTCGgcttccttttatttgtttacATAAACAAATACCACTAAATGCACAGTATACtctctctaaaataataaaattaaatatcttTCTCAACTAAAATTTGATTATGATAATTAGTGAGCTACTTACGGCCCAATTAAAATTATTATGGAGTCATCATCTTTAAAATCCAACAAAACAGTCGAGGAGCAATTAAAAAAAAGCATGTCCATTGCCTACCATACCATCAATGTGTATCCAAGGCCAAGGCGATGATCACAGCTGATGATTTTCCAACATGACAAAAAGGCCCCAACACCGTGTATTTTAGTGCCATACGGTACATCTTAAGTTGCAACCTAGAGTGAGTTAAAAACGTGTGGGTAAATAATTACTGGGAGTATATAGTATTGGCAACAACatgtaatattataaaaattaatttgtgTTAATTGAGTGAAAGaagaatatatttataaaaatattcatgAAGCAATGGTGCAAGATTTACGTACAAAGCTTTACTAATTTCGTGTTTATCCTCTGATCTATTTTAATtggtaattttaattaatttatttataaaatttataaaatatttttaactaaattttaactGAATCGATAAATAGTTAACTCATGATATTAATTCCGTAAAATATTTTATAGTAACATTGGTGAGCTTGAAACACTTTCACATATATATAGGATTGGTTAAATCGTAACATTATAAGTTTAcaaacacattagttaatatttggtacattggtattttttttttttacatttcacaagtaattttaaaattattatttttaaatattatattatatcccTTTTAAGACATTTGGTTAATCTCGTCTAAAAGTATCAAGTATTTTAAATATACGTATATTAATTCACCGGTTTAGACTTTGAGTttagaaaatttcatatttgggCTTTTAGACTTTTTCATTATTGGTGCGAAGTTGTTTGTATTAGGTGTAATtttcaactttctttttcttAGCCATCTTTAATAATTAGTCAAAATATTTTCAACTTTGTTTTATGC is part of the Gossypium arboreum isolate Shixiya-1 chromosome 5, ASM2569848v2, whole genome shotgun sequence genome and harbors:
- the LOC108486504 gene encoding peroxisomal membrane protein 11A; translated protein: MNQECSSDSLSRLPFSPPVYWLLSLSTPMDANASTVAPSQTATTQSDPKGKDFLNHLEVYLAKRDGVDKLLKISRYATKIILASSVLQETVPLTRQLKSFESSVGLSRKAFRLGKFVQDVNALRNSHFDSKEEILLSVIAYGGEGLYYFVEQFIWLAKSGLIDTKHSRNLQKISAWAELIGYIGSISLKLRDLKRIKEDEACLNSSIEIAISRGVGRTEEEERRKKLREKKLMKQLSVVQDIADGLMALADIRDGKGRFTDPLLLSCAGLFSALISTHKNWVSC
- the LOC108486645 gene encoding LOW QUALITY PROTEIN: protein BRASSINAZOLE-RESISTANT 1 (The sequence of the model RefSeq protein was modified relative to this genomic sequence to represent the inferred CDS: inserted 1 base in 1 codon), which codes for MTSDGATSTPAPVPRRKPSWXERENNRRRERRRRAIAAKIYTGLRAQGNYNLPKHCDNNEVLKALCAEAGWVVEDDGTTYRKGCKPPPIDIAGSSAKITPYSSQNPSPLSSAFPSPIPSCQVSPSSSSFPSPTRTDANNPSSLLPFLRSAIPSSLPPLRISNSAPVTPPLSSPTSRNPKPIPNWEALAKESMASFNYPFYAVSAPASPTHRHFHAPATIPECDESDTSTVESGQWISFQKFAPSTSQVPTSPTFNLVKPLAPQSLPTGFIGEQGRVSEFQFENGQVKPWEGERIHEVGLDDLELTLGSGKARC
- the LOC108484341 gene encoding uncharacterized protein LOC108484341 is translated as MSVATRPRSSAKPLTEPRAILGPAGNRVRVSDESKRRTEALKKPQRPKVPVSQSPKSVVQSNVSVDSCCSSDSSSSNSSFKTASSRKTVKQNGVKQAKPKVASTADEVVTEISPAMSGPLKRCDWITPFSDPLYTSFHDEEWGVPVHNDRKLFELLVFSQALAELSWPTILKKREIFRKLFDNFDPSSMAQFTEKKMLSLKVDGCLLLSEAKLRAIVENAKLILKVQQEFGSFSSYCWGFVNHKPLRNAFRYARQVPVKTPKAEVMSKDMMRRGFCCVGPTVVYSFMQVAGIVNDHLVTCFRYQECNATVKKDIKPKIEEIERLTKDAENICLSR